In Poecile atricapillus isolate bPoeAtr1 chromosome 1, bPoeAtr1.hap1, whole genome shotgun sequence, the sequence ACAACAGGCACTCAACGTAGGTAACAATCACTGATTATTCAATTACATAGATGGCCTTTGAACACTAAATGCTCAGTGAAAATCCATAATTGTACATGATTATTGATGCACATCAGTGGGGATGAGgcaaatgtaaataaaatcaCAAGCATATAAAAGATTGAggaatttggtttcttttttaatctttctccAGAAAGAAACAGTTACCTACAGGAATATGTATGTACCCAAGatctgaaattttaaatattaacatGAAAGGAACTTTTATTTTCACctcttgtaaaaataaattctgttctatctttttatttcagtggagTTCCACCCACTTAATTGCAATCTTAGTGATGCTTATACTTTATAAATATTCTTGCTTAATTTTTCGCAGCTGCCAATGTCATTTAGAATCATTAATTTTTGTGGAAAATGGTCTCCCCAAAAAACATTGCCTATATGAAGAGAATTTTGTAGACAGTGTAAAAGAAACTGATATACCAACAGAATTCTAGTTGACTTTAGAAAAGTACAACAAATTCTGTTTGGGTAGCTCACACATACAACTGGCAATATTATATCCATGAATACcaatcatttattttttccagttgcaCAGATGTTGCGTGCACATATATACTTGATTTTGGCTTCTTGTAGTTCTAACCTATTATAAACTGGTCTTCTATGCTTATTGCCATAATATCAGCCTCCCAGCTGTGCATGAAATGATATGAAAAACTTCTGTTCATCTGTTCTCACATCCGTTCTCTCAGGACAGATGTCTGTGgaatgttttaattaatttatttttcgGGGTTTTATAAacttatgtatatatataatctaaGAAAACAGTTGGTACTTGTGAGGCCATGTTCTTTGGTGCTCATGTTAACAGCCAAAGCTGAAAAGCACACCTTGTATGTAAGTagtaatatttattattttgtcaGGTTCTCAATAGAATTCCTCCTTATATCTTAGGCTGCTCCCAAGGAATGGACATTTTAAGTCTCTGCTGAAACAAAGACCAACTGTAAGACTGTAGTCATACTGTCACAACAAGGCAAAATTTAGGCATGTAATACTAGATAGAATGGTTGCAAGTCTTCCATTGCAACCgatttatgaaatattttcttactaTTACAGTTCAAACAGAAGTCAACAAGGGCATGCTTAGAGACCAAAGTAATTTAGAACAGTAAATTTATCCAGTCAAAATTAATCTTAATAGATAGCGCATAGCCCTCAGTTCATAGAAAAGCTCTATGGCAATGGGATGGCCAAGTTCTGTGGTGTCAGGGACAAACACTGAGTAGTTCCATGGCCCAGTCCAGCTCACACTGAGATTCAGGAGATTTTGAATGAGTCTGTAGAAGATCCTGGCAAATCATTTGACATTGTATATCATTGGAATGGCAGGGGCATTTCTTGCCTGGCCACAACTGAATGTAAATCTTAAGAGAACAAAGAACACTGATCAAGGTCTAGCTGTACGATTGAGTGAAAGCATATTTTcaaggagcagggagatgccaatttagattttttttttatttgcattaaatAAGCAGCAAAAGATTAGTATTCTGTTTTGTTTACATTTATCGTTGCCATATGtcaaattaggaaaaaaaatccccttagTCAGGATGTTATTTTGGAACATGagctgtgaaatattttaaaatacagaatgatGCAATTTAAATAGAAACTACTGCAGAACTCAACTGTGGCACCTTACTTGAtcatctggattttttttttttttttttaataaagcaagATAACAGTATCCCAACTACCCTAAAAGTAACTTGGTTTCCAAACttcaattaaatataaattaattattaacaTGAACCATCAAGAGTTAGAAAAAATAGACAGAAAAggttaaagaaggaaaaagaaataggaaTAAATGCACAGCAATCCTTCTACTCAAAGGCCCTGTTAATCTTTGGCAACATTCATTGAATGTTACTGAGTGGCTTTCTACTTCACATTTCCAAGTTTCATCACGTATGTCCAAATGCTGTAATGCTAATAGTTTGTAAGAGAATCTacataaattttaattacttgTCTTATAGTCTCTCCTCAACAGATAAATCTAATCACTTTTTAACACGTGAAGGTTTGGATCAATGGAAGAACACATTGCATGTGCTTAAAATTAACTTTAAGGAAATTGAAATAATGCACTCACATTTTAAACAGTCACATCTAAATGTTGGTAAGTTTATTCTTCTGATAATGCCTTTTCTTTGCAAGATTAATTGTACAAAATTATTAGCCCAATATTTATGTAGAATTCAGTGTTTTAACAATGAGGTCTTCACCTGTGTAAGACCAGCACAATAAGCAGGACAATTTGTACATGAGCACTGTTCTTCACATATCCCTGTGAGTCTCAGAGAGTTCCAAAATCCACTTATCCAAGCAAACACTCTTGTAATTTACACCAATCAAACATTGTGCCatgcttttcagaaagaaattcagCTAGGAAAGTAAGAGCCTAAAATTGCTGGTCTGAATTGAAAACAAAAGATCAATTATTTGCACATTCTTCcacgggggggggggagggggtgggaagCAGCATTACCGTTTGgtagttaaaaataaaaaaaaaaaagaagaagaaaaagcatatTAAAAATAGGAGGCTGGGCATTCCACATCTAAAATGGAAGCTGTCTATAAACCTATCATTTTCAGACTAGCCAGCTTCAAATTGGTTTTCTGACACCATTTCATACAGTAGTTGCTATACAAATGTTAGAATGGTTTGGGAACCAAACTATGACACATTAAATGTGCTATTTTGTTTGCTGAGAAATCCCTCTACATTGCAAAAAGGTAACTGTTGTGCTTGCCAACCTATCACTCTGTTCCAGAAAGACAAGCAAATAAATTGTAACTTCAGTGGCAGAGCTATTGAAACTGTTAAACAAACAGAATCAAACtgattttttctctatttcaaaCGCTGAAAGTACTCGTGATTTTTCAAAAACAGAATAGACAAATGAATTTCAAAAGATTTACTGCTATACTGCAAGCAGATTTATCAGAATTATGACCATACTGGAAATACTGCAAGCCTCCAAATCCAGAGAGAGGCCCAAGCTAAAACGTTCAACTAAAAATATCTCGAATTACAACAATCTCAGAATCTAAGGGAACCTGTCAAGAATGGAACCAAAATCCTAGATTCCAAAGTGGGTCCATGTTTGTTTGTGCTTCCATGCCTATTAAAGGAAGTACAGTGTGAACACTACaatattttttggggattttaccAGTGTGGATAAAATCCTCAGAGCTGACagggaagaaatgaagaaaacactTTGAGATCAGAGTATGCTTTTGCTGCCTCTCATTTGCGGGCTTCTGAAGAGGCTGAAGTGACACCTCAGTTGTAGACCATCAGATTCTGGATTGAATCTCGCCGTCGCTTGGGTTTTGGTGCTTGACAAAAGCCCTATGattaatcaaaaataaaaaaggcagcTGTGCTTGCTTCAACATTTTAGTTCTACAGTCTCTGTCACACACGCCTTATCCCCGAAAAAAGAGTCCTTTATTAACGTTTCCCCCCGTCCCCGCGCCATCATCCTTCTCCCAGGTGCCGCTCCGGGCTCCCCGGGGGAGTGCAGGCCCGCCCCGCCGGCGGGGATGCTgtctagaaaagaaaaaagcaccaACTTGGCCGAGATGCCCTCGCTCCGGGGGTTCCAGCGCGAAGAGCGGCGGGGACCCGGCAGGTACCCGGCGGCGAGGCAGCTCCCCGCGGGCTGCGCCAGCCCCAGCGCTCGGCAGAGAAGAGCCAGTGCCCAGCCCGGGCTGCCCTCACCCCTCTGGGGGCGCTCGGCCACGGGGCtgcgggagcgggagcggccccgccgggggaggggccgggccgcCAAGGGGGCAGGGCCGCCCGCCGCAGTCACCTCGCACATACCGCGCcggggaggagggaaaagggcCCCGCTCCGGCGGAGGGATACAGCCCCACGTATATAGCGGCGGCGCAGGCTCACAGCCCCAGCACTCTGTGAGCCGCGCCGGGAGGAGGCAGCAGTCGCCGCCGCCGCTCGTGGTCGCGCAGTTCGTGCAGCCGCCGTCaggcccgccgccgccgcgccatGGTAGGGGGCTCATTCGATCGACCGGCTGGGCGCGGCACGGGGTGCCCGGGCTGGCGCGGGGGCTGGTGCGCAGTGCGCTCGCTGCGGAGCTGGGGACGGCCGGGTTGGTGGACTCGGGCTCTCCCTGGGGAGGACCGGGGGTGCGGGGAGCCTCGCGGGGACCCTTCCCGCCCCCCGAGTCTCCGCGGGGTGAGCGGGTTGGTGGCTGCGGATTCTTCCTCTCCCTACCCCCCGCCGCCTTGCGCGGGATAGCCGCGGAGCTGCGGCCCTTCCTCTTCCGCCgcttccttcccctttcccccgGCCTGCCGTGTGGGCGCCCCGGCCTCGCGCCCTCCCGCCCCGCCTCGCCTTCCCTCCCCTGCGGAAAGGGCCGGGCGCGTCTCCCCGGGGCCACGGCCCCAGCGCCGGGCAGGGCGCgctgcggggcggggcgcgggtTTGCGGGCGAGGTTCCCGCTCGGCTCCGGCACCAGCTGCACTGCGCAGGAAGCGGGGGGGCGGCCGGGGGAGGGCACCGCGCTGCAGCTACTGCGCCCCCCCCGTCCTCACCAGTGCCCCCCCAAAAAAACGCAGCCGCGGCGGCGAAGCCCATCGCTGTCTGCATTACATCAtgtctcctcctcttcctcccggCCCCCGCGCACCCCCCGGCCGCGGAGACCGGGGCGCTGTGCGTGTTGCTCGGTTGGAAGCGGCCCAGCTCCTGCATGGGGGGCTCGGGGCAGGAGGGGCGCAGCCTCCCCTCtccccgggggctgcgggggaagagctccagccccagccgcCCGCTGGAGGAAAGGCAGTGGTTAGGGAAGGCTGGCCGCTGAGCCCCGGCGCCCTCGCGGTTGAATGATGAGAACGTGGTGTGGCCGCCGGCTatagagggagggaggggaaacgGGGACGCACTGCAGCAGTGGGTGGCTGCTGGCCGGGAAGGGCGCCTGTTGCGCCGGCGGGCTGCGAGCCTCCCGTCCCGGCGGCCGGGCGATGCCCGCCGGAGCGCATCGCATCATCTGCCGGGTGCTGGAGGGCCAGCCAGCGCTGCTCGCAAAAGAGAGCaagaggaagggctgggattTTGCCGGCGGTTTTTTGCTTCCTACGAGAGCAGAGAAACAGTTGCAGACTGACCTCTAATCGCTTTTTGGCAGTCTGGGTGTTCCTCGACTCTGTCTCTCCATCTCCCCTTCCCGTAGGAAAGGGGTGACATCACCAGGACAGGATTTGATGACTTGGCTGGGTGGGGTgatggctccagccctggctgggtaCCTTTGtcctgtagctgtggtaagggGATAGTGCCTGTGCCTGTTGCTCGGGAAGGTGAACCCCTTGGCAGCGTAGGGTCGGGGTTGTGTCCTCGGCATCACCTTGTTTacaaagattttggggttttgttttgtggggtttttttatttttttttaatttttttttccgtttgaaatatgatttttttgAAACATTCAGTGAGCTCCGATTAATGAAGCAATGAGCTGGTGCTGTGGGCTGGAGGTTTTTTGCCAAGGTGTGGCTCTGTTTCCTGTTCTGCAGGGCAGTGAGTCTGTTATGTAAATTCCTTAGATAATCTTTAAGTAAAACCTCGCATTTTCTGGAAAATCGCAAAGAGTGCAGGAAGTCGAGCTGGATTTTGAACAAAAGCTTTTTTGCAGTTATTAAAGAAGACTGTCTTTAGCTGTTAGCATTTCTacccttttctccctcttccaaCACACTGCAGGAAATTGTTTAATCATTGCATACACACCTTAAAACAAGCCCCCTACCTAATTGCACATGAGATCTGTGTATTTTGCTTAACATATAGAGCAGATTTTCAACCCTATCCTTTTCCCATGTGCAAGAGCTCAACGTTGTATAGCTGATTAATTCTCCATTGTATTTGTTGCTCTTTGCTGCAGTTAGATGGTTTTTAtacctaaaaaataaaattttaggaCAAAGAAGGGCTTGCCTACCTTTTCTGACCTACAAAATTTTCTGTTCTATTTGTAAAACGGTCCagtaaaatgtgtttaaaacaaGTCAGTACCTTGTATTTTTCATAGATTTGTGATTTGGCATGTAaaatcatcctttttttttttttttttttactaggaaaagatatatttttccATAAGGAGCTAGATAGTTTGAGTCCAAACAGTACAGCTTTTTGTGATGCTCTATCCATACATAAGGAGAGGCTTCTGGAAGGATGTGGCTATGACAGTTAAGCTCTAGAAAGCCCTTTTGATTGCCTACTGAGCTTTGTACCTTTGTATGCAGTAGTGGCCTCTTGATGTACAGAAGCTCATAAACAGGCATTTTAAATCTTGCCACTTAAAATTAGATATAAAACAACCTGCATGTCCAGATGAGGCACCTTAAATTGCGTGgctgaatggaaaaataatgatGTGCGAAAACTGTCATTTTCTTTATCAGAGGTGGCAAAAATCTCTGTAACATTGAGATGTAATTTGTAATATTGCAGCAGAGCCCCTtctgtggggctggcagagggctggaggctgctgcGGTGAGGTGGGGAGggcgggcagggctggagcagtggGCGGCACCTCAGCCCACGCGTGTGCGGTACCCCCACGCCGTGCTGGGGCTCTGCACTGCTGGGAATGGCATGTGCTGTGAAACCCCAAACATGGCATTAGGGCTTTTGTGCCTCTCTCAATTGCAAGGAGCCTGCCCTGTGTCCTTCACTGGACCAAACTGGATTCATCAAGTTGCAGGatggtgtttggttttttaacagTTTCAAGTCAAGTTAGCTTATATGCTAACATATGGAAACAGCTGCGTGGTGTAGGTGAGTGCAGTCTCCTCAGAGACAGAATTGCAGGGTTTGAAAGTGACTTCATGAAAGTAATGATAAATCACTTCTGAAATTTAAAGGAAGTGCCTCATTGCTTGACAGTGCTAGAGGTAAACAGTATTCTAAAATGTTCTATTCTTCGTGTAGGCTGATCAGCTGACTGAAGAACAGATTGCTGGTAAGTGTTTTGatgataatttctttttttttttttttttttgctggctCTTGTGactaaaagaaaatacattatctCAAGCATAGTGGGAAAAAACATTTGACAATTTTAAATCTGTACTACCACTTTTGAAAAGCACtcacttaaaaaaatccaaaactaaaaacaaaccAGACAAAAATATTCTGGAAGATTACTGGTCCATTGCTTCCTAATTTAGATTTCTTATTCCTTGGACTACAgataatgatattttttttttagatgttCAGACTTGAGCCAAGTTCTCCTCAATTTCttgcaaacagaaataattacTGGACTCAAATGAACTATTAGAGTCAAAAGCAGACCTAGGTACTCTTTAATAAAGTGAAGGTAAACTGCAAATGAAATGGCAACAAATAAACCTCAGATGGGTTTATTGCACATTGTTACAAGCCaatgtcttttaaataaatcttttaatAGACTGCCTGTAATTCAGGCTGGTAAGGAGAGGGGGCATTATTTGACCTTCTGGAGACCAgtcctccatttgtgtctgACACTAATTCTTATTGTCTGCTGACTTAAAAATAAGTGGTAAATGACAATGCTTTTGTTCCTGTAAGTCTTTTAATTGTAAAGGAAACCCAGTGGCTCCTTTCACTTATTTCAGACAGCTGCTGTTCTGTGGAACAACTGTGCCTCAGGCAAGATGCAGATGCATGGAAATGAATTACAGGGTTGTAATGCAGATAAATAGCCACATGAAATAAGTATGCATTTACTGTGAAAATTATGTGTTGGTATTGtaagtattattttatttgtatttgagAGTGTTAATTCTCTTAATACAGGGACAGTTAGATAAAAAGGGAACATGTTTCTTAGGATTGTACCAAGCTTTATCAGTAGAGTGCATTTTTAGTCTGCAGTTTTATCATGCTGGTGATGTCTCTTAAACACTGGAACTGTTTCTGCCTCTAGAATTCAAGGAAGCCTTTTCCCTATTTGACAAAGATGGTGATGGTACTATCACAACAAAAGAACTGGGAACTGTCATGAGGTCACTGGGTCAAAATCCAACAGAAGCAGAATTGCAGGATATGATCAATGAGGTAGATGCTGATGGTAAGTATTGGGAAGGTGCTGTGATCATCTTTAATATGTATGACCTCCATACCTGGGCTTAAACTGCATAGGGAAGAACATGGCATAGAGCTCTTGAAGCAGTTTCAAAATTCTAGATAGACTCTAAACTCAGAAGGATGTCAAAGATGCTAGCAGTATTCGTGAGACTAAAAACAGGCAATGGCCAGAGACAAAGTTATGCTATttgtctttaatattttatggGTCACAGGTTTCCTATTGCTATCTGACTTGCCCTGACCTGCCATTAACCTGTCTTTCCATCCAGGTTTTCTATATGTGTTTTGTCAGCCCATGCTGGTTTTAATAGCTTTACCAATGTCTGTGGTTTTGGCTAAGGCAAAAAAATGTGTTAGGAGTGGAATAGTGTTTTCAGTGGAAGTTTAGTACTATAAACTAGAGACTATATGATCTATTTAATGCATTAAACCCCTAATAGATAGAGATGGGCTGTTGGAGGCAAAGGCAGAAAACCCTTCCCATATCAAGGCTAACAGAATTACTTTAAATGAACACCAGAAAGCCCATATTGAAACAGATACTGTGTTTCTGAACTCCACATAGGCtaacagttttaaaaagaaaaaatatttccccttCTCAGGGATGTCAAGCCTTTAGTCTTGTTTGTTGGTTGTGATAGTGATTTCTCTCTAACCTTTTTTGTAAAAGAAGAGTGAAAGTGTGTTGGCAAGAGTATAAATTACTGGATTATCAGGCCATATTAATTAAACTACTTTCTTAAAAAAGGTGTAAGTTGACCTTAATTGCTAAGtctacagaaactgaaaagCTTCAGTGTCTGGAGCAGTATGTAGAGTTTGTGTATAATAGCTTCTTTAGGCTGCAGACCAAATGCTGCTGTGGTGGATTTAAAACAGAGGGAGACAGAGGACTTCAAGTAAATATGCCTGCCCAACTGTTTAAATTTTGGTTACGGCAGAATGCTTTGCTGTTCTTCTGCATGTTCATTgagtttttttcaaaactgagTATCAGACCTCTGTTCATATTTTACTGGTATGTAAAGCTGGCCATGATAAATAGCTGTGTCTATATGTCTCAGGCTAGAATCTCTAGGAtgcaaggatttttttaaatttcatttgttGCACAATGAATTTGTATGCTTCTTTAAATCAATGGGTAGGTCTTAGTTGCACAATGAAGTGTTTAATGTAGTTTTGTGAACTACTTAATGTGCCTTTTTGGCATATAGAGCTGGATCCTGACTATACAAATCTAGTTTCTTCACCATACCACTTTTTTCCTAGCTTTGAGCAGCCTGAAATTTAAATCTTTGATTTGATGGAAAAGCATAATCTTAGGGGCGATCCCTGGATGTCAGcagaaattttcagttttgcaaTAAAATACCTGTAAGAATGCCTACAGCTAAGTTTATCAGTAATAACAAATAATGTCAGCTTTTTTCATGTCACTGGGATTTGCAGATCATTGTTGCCCCTTAGAATGTTTGTTGCTTTTGTGATGTGCAGCCTTGGTTGATAAGGTATAGTTGAgttttagaatgaaaaaaaatatttatgaacaGTTTAGTGAAATGTGATGTTCCCCAATATTTTAATAACCTGGGATTGTAATGGCAGCTTAAGATGTGTTCTTCCTGAAAGACACAACAATTGAGAGAtgatgggagtttttttgaAGTAAAAACTTTGTGGGAGTTATTTGAAGTAAAGTTTTGTTACTGGTTGACCTTGAAGCATCAGACTGACATTTTACTTGTGGCTTTGGTGGCAAATGGTGTGGCTTGTCCTTGAAAGAAGGCAGCAGTTGATTTTGTGCTGAAACAGAGTGGCTGTTATAATAGCAAAAAAGGCAGTGGCAacaatttaaaaagaagaatgaGTTCATCTATAAGGACAGTTAGCAGAGCATCTTGTCCCTGGCTAAATCaaattccagggtttttttttttgttggcttgCTTGCTAATGAAGAAAAGCATGgaagtttaatttttggaaatttctttttattaaggCAATGGCACTATCGACTTCCCTGAATTCTTAACCATGATGGCCAGAAAAATGAAGGACACAGACAGTGAGGAAGAAATCCGTGAGGCATTCCGAGTCTTTGACAAGGTAATACTGAAAGTACAGCTGCTcttcaaaagcagaaattatgtctgtattttccttagtgttttctctcttcttgaATGAGAGTCCTCTAGTAGAAGCAGAGGAATTGGAAACGTAGCAGAGATTGTTCTGAATATAGAACCAGGATTGTTGTAGCCTGGTTCTGCTTTTCTAAGCTTTAGACTCATCCATGAGGAAAACTTTCTGGCCTTCTGTTAGAAACAAAGATTAGCAGACTTAATGCATCGcgggggaggggagcggggttTTTTGAGATGTGTGGGTAGAGGAGGGGGATTTTTCTCTACCTTTGACTTTGGAGGGAATAGGGAAACATTTGCATGAATGTACAAGGTTTTATACTACCCTATGGAAGGTTTTGAAGTCAAGGTGATGTCATCAGTATATGGAGGGACGCGAAGTATTACATGTTCTCTTTTCAAAATGTGAACTTTGAGGTCGCTTTCATGA encodes:
- the CALM1 gene encoding calmodulin-1 produces the protein MADQLTEEQIAEFKEAFSLFDKDGDGTITTKELGTVMRSLGQNPTEAELQDMINEVDADGNGTIDFPEFLTMMARKMKDTDSEEEIREAFRVFDKDGNGYISAAELRHVMTNLGEKLTDEEVDEMIREADIDGDGQVNYEEFVQMMTAK